The Thermoproteota archaeon genome includes a window with the following:
- a CDS encoding AbrB/MazE/SpoVT family DNA-binding domain-containing protein has translation MPYVKLRVKRWERNGRRYLSYQVTAPKSLVEELGWEKGDTLYVYVRNGELVYRHRERPRRGKQTRLEL, from the coding sequence ATGCCCTATGTGAAGCTGAGGGTAAAGAGGTGGGAAAGAAACGGGAGGAGGTACCTAAGCTACCAAGTAACCGCTCCCAAATCATTAGTAGAGGAACTCGGTTGGGAGAAGGGTGACACCTTATACGTATACGTTAGGAATGGGGAACTGGTTTACAGACACAGAGAAAGGCCCAGAAGGGGAAAACAGACCAGACTAGAACTATAA
- a CDS encoding class I SAM-dependent rRNA methyltransferase: MLWSPVGEAVLAEEGVSRLRKGQRNIYVKWLISLRGPVEKGDLVVIKDEKGDTLGLGFFEGIGAMAVRVLSTELEDPFSLLYRRLEEALRLREKLKLDNFFRWVHSEADALPGLIIDVYDDVVVISSTSIGMDKRVEEISAMVGDLFRPSSIVLKNDSRPRREVGLPSERRVLSGSKTRAVVREGGALFHVDTIKGQKTGFFIDQRLNRIEVGYLAGPGDRVLDLYSYTGGFAIHAALSGAEVVAVDESEYAVTEMRSNAGLNSIELVAVQSRVKEFLEGDSSVYDLVIVDPPALAPSRDMVPRARKTYTAVNAAAMERVVSGGLMFTSSCSQFITKEEFKKIVIRAATLSNREITILGERGASPDHPMDPMHPWTGYLKGLLLRVG; this comes from the coding sequence TTGCTCTGGAGCCCTGTTGGGGAAGCCGTGCTCGCTGAGGAAGGGGTCTCTAGGCTGAGGAAGGGGCAGCGGAATATCTACGTCAAGTGGCTCATCTCCCTGAGGGGACCCGTGGAGAAGGGGGACTTAGTCGTAATAAAGGATGAGAAAGGAGATACACTGGGTTTGGGATTCTTCGAGGGAATAGGGGCTATGGCAGTGAGGGTCCTCTCCACAGAGCTGGAGGATCCCTTTTCTCTGCTTTATCGTAGGTTAGAGGAGGCCTTGAGGTTGAGGGAGAAACTCAAGCTGGACAATTTCTTTCGATGGGTGCACAGTGAGGCTGATGCCCTCCCGGGGCTGATAATTGACGTATACGACGATGTCGTCGTCATCTCCTCCACCTCCATCGGAATGGATAAGCGTGTGGAGGAGATCTCGGCCATGGTGGGGGACCTATTCAGGCCTAGTTCCATAGTTCTTAAGAACGACAGTAGGCCGAGAAGGGAAGTCGGACTGCCTTCGGAGAGGAGGGTCCTTTCAGGCAGTAAAACGAGAGCTGTAGTGAGGGAGGGTGGAGCTCTCTTTCACGTGGACACGATCAAGGGCCAGAAAACGGGCTTCTTCATAGATCAGAGGCTGAACAGGATTGAAGTTGGCTACCTTGCTGGTCCCGGTGATAGGGTCCTAGATCTCTACAGCTACACAGGCGGTTTCGCGATACATGCCGCTCTCTCCGGCGCCGAGGTCGTTGCTGTCGATGAATCGGAGTACGCCGTCACGGAAATGAGATCTAATGCGGGGCTCAACTCGATCGAGTTAGTGGCCGTTCAATCGAGGGTAAAGGAGTTTCTGGAGGGAGATTCCTCAGTCTACGATCTGGTTATCGTGGATCCGCCTGCTCTGGCTCCAAGCAGGGACATGGTCCCCAGAGCTAGGAAGACCTACACAGCAGTCAATGCCGCCGCTATGGAGAGGGTGGTAAGTGGCGGCCTCATGTTCACAAGCAGCTGCAGCCAATTCATCACCAAGGAGGAATTCAAAAAGATCGTGATCAGAGCAGCTACCCTCTCCAATCGGGAGATCACGATCCTTGGTGAGAGGGGGGCTTCGCCCGATCACCCGATGGATCCCATGCATCCTTGGACGGGATACCTCAAGGGCCTCCTCTTGAGAGTTGGGTGA
- a CDS encoding Xaa-Pro peptidase family protein codes for MYPRSELDSRIRRLKRWMGRRGIDLSLVNSPSNMLYLAGTAEAQLLVVPLDNDPYLVARYAFGDEIAQEKTPYHVEVQKPFYGTSGKEVINPSVYDLVAERHGDVRRIAVDFLSSQDQVEKVRKRFKRGKKSAAIVSLDDQLKRMRIVKSEYELGLMKESASIAIRAFESLEIRVGMTEREIANLLEFKMRELGAEGPSFPTIVASGANSFNAHHVNTERRISEGEILLVDFGSRYMGYCSDMTRTFYIGSPPEGFLDKYEAVLNAQLRALDFIRDGVPMERPDIEARKVLKESGLLEYFVHSLGHGIGIDIHEFFRLLVGRGGRLQEGMTVTDEPGSYIRGWGGIRIEDTVVVGRNRGFPLTEKLSKDPDYLRR; via the coding sequence ATGTATCCAAGGAGTGAGTTGGACTCTAGGATCCGCAGGCTGAAGAGGTGGATGGGAAGGAGGGGCATAGACCTCTCCCTCGTGAACTCCCCAAGCAACATGCTATACTTAGCAGGGACGGCCGAAGCCCAGCTGCTCGTCGTTCCCCTAGACAATGATCCCTACTTGGTCGCGAGATACGCTTTCGGGGACGAGATCGCCCAGGAGAAGACGCCTTATCACGTGGAGGTTCAGAAGCCGTTCTATGGGACCAGTGGTAAGGAAGTGATTAACCCCAGCGTCTACGATCTGGTAGCGGAGAGGCACGGAGATGTTCGGAGGATAGCTGTAGACTTCCTGTCATCGCAGGATCAGGTGGAGAAGGTGAGGAAGAGGTTCAAGAGGGGGAAGAAGAGCGCCGCTATAGTGAGCTTGGATGATCAACTGAAGAGGATGAGGATCGTCAAGAGCGAGTATGAGCTGGGACTCATGAAGGAGAGCGCATCAATAGCGATTAGGGCCTTCGAATCTCTAGAGATAAGGGTTGGGATGACTGAGAGGGAGATAGCTAACCTGCTCGAGTTCAAGATGAGGGAATTGGGGGCTGAAGGACCCAGCTTCCCGACGATAGTGGCGAGTGGGGCAAACTCATTCAACGCTCATCACGTTAACACTGAGAGGAGAATCAGCGAGGGGGAGATATTGCTAGTCGACTTCGGCTCCAGATACATGGGGTACTGCAGCGATATGACCCGTACCTTCTACATCGGAAGCCCGCCGGAGGGCTTTTTAGACAAGTACGAGGCCGTTCTCAACGCACAGTTGAGAGCATTGGATTTCATAAGGGACGGAGTTCCCATGGAGAGACCGGATATAGAGGCCAGGAAGGTATTGAAGGAATCGGGCCTTTTAGAGTACTTCGTTCACTCTCTGGGGCATGGGATCGGCATCGACATCCACGAGTTCTTCAGGCTCCTAGTGGGGAGAGGAGGAAGGCTCCAAGAGGGGATGACCGTGACTGATGAGCCAGGGAGCTACATTAGGGGATGGGGAGGCATAAGAATAGAAGACACCGTGGTGGTCGGGAGGAACAGAGGCTTTCCCCTCACCGAGAAGCTCTCCAAGGATCCGGACTACCTCAGGAGGTAG
- a CDS encoding MBL fold metallo-hydrolase, with amino-acid sequence MEVRIFGGIGEIGGNKVLVSSPDRLAIMLDFGKSFSREEAFFQHPFMSPMFPEDYFKTGLLPPSQEPEWRMEGYDITGLLISHAHLDHWGYLPLVHREIAVHLGEASKVILEAYRSMGFKDLSVLEKFEVHTFRTGDVLDMEDLEVIPIHVDHSVPGAYGFLIECCSKRMAYTGDLRMHGPRSDMTIDFLDMLAEEGVDLLLMEATKVAPENDPEASLVKVLENRIWYRWKREPPKRVNFEVSSEREVGERMMEILEDSPRLVLVEVSSTDVDRVRTVCKVAERMGRELVIDERIGFMAEALSGAGISGLPSPGDYLLWRRKRRKGREEVKLGAREPRPLVEFIERVEDKRGPGSVIWGDLRGEILKDESSHFVVTSNATRFLYEIPLGVKPNIDFVMSRSEPFSEESALSMDRLMNWLLIYGVHRYYRIHVSGHLSPKQIADVLDRVNPSRIVPIHTEHPDLFDLYVPKGMRDRILLPEVGEPVNI; translated from the coding sequence GTGGAAGTCAGGATATTCGGTGGTATCGGGGAGATCGGAGGCAATAAGGTGCTGGTGTCCTCCCCCGACAGGCTAGCAATCATGCTCGATTTCGGAAAGAGTTTCTCCCGCGAGGAAGCATTCTTCCAGCATCCCTTCATGTCCCCAATGTTCCCGGAGGACTACTTCAAGACCGGCCTCCTTCCCCCCTCTCAGGAACCCGAGTGGAGGATGGAGGGCTACGACATCACTGGACTACTCATAAGTCACGCTCATCTAGATCACTGGGGTTACCTCCCCCTAGTTCACAGGGAGATAGCCGTCCACTTGGGAGAGGCCAGTAAAGTGATATTGGAGGCGTACAGGTCCATGGGGTTCAAGGACCTGTCGGTCCTAGAGAAGTTCGAGGTGCACACCTTCAGGACAGGGGATGTACTGGACATGGAGGACCTGGAGGTCATTCCCATTCACGTGGATCACTCCGTACCCGGGGCTTACGGATTCCTGATCGAATGCTGCTCGAAGAGGATGGCCTACACAGGAGATCTTAGGATGCACGGTCCTAGAAGTGATATGACCATAGATTTCCTAGATATGCTAGCGGAGGAAGGAGTTGATCTGCTCCTCATGGAGGCCACCAAAGTGGCGCCCGAGAATGACCCTGAGGCCTCTCTAGTCAAGGTACTGGAAAATAGGATCTGGTACAGATGGAAGCGAGAACCGCCCAAGAGGGTGAACTTCGAGGTCTCCTCCGAGAGGGAAGTGGGGGAGAGGATGATGGAGATCCTAGAGGACAGCCCCCGACTCGTGCTCGTGGAGGTCTCGTCCACGGATGTCGACAGGGTCAGGACCGTGTGCAAGGTGGCTGAGAGGATGGGTAGGGAACTAGTAATCGATGAGAGGATCGGTTTCATGGCAGAAGCATTAAGCGGTGCGGGGATTAGCGGCCTTCCATCACCTGGAGATTACTTGCTGTGGAGAAGGAAGAGGAGGAAAGGGAGGGAGGAGGTGAAGCTAGGGGCGAGGGAGCCCAGACCCCTCGTGGAATTCATCGAAAGGGTGGAGGATAAGAGAGGACCCGGGTCCGTAATATGGGGTGATCTAAGGGGAGAGATACTCAAAGACGAGAGCTCTCACTTCGTGGTCACCAGTAATGCCACGAGGTTCCTGTACGAGATTCCTCTGGGCGTTAAACCCAATATAGACTTCGTGATGAGTAGATCCGAGCCCTTCAGTGAGGAGAGCGCCCTCTCAATGGACAGGCTCATGAACTGGCTCCTGATATACGGGGTTCACCGTTACTATCGAATCCACGTGTCCGGGCACCTGTCCCCGAAGCAGATAGCTGACGTCCTAGATAGGGTTAATCCCAGCAGGATCGTTCCCATTCACACCGAGCACCCGGATCTATTCGATCTGTACGTGCCTAAGGGCATGAGAGATAGGATATTACTGCCAGAAGTCGGGGAGCCCGTAAACATCTAA
- a CDS encoding 4Fe-4S dicluster domain-containing protein encodes MITLAVVQVDFHVILNIDEAKCVGCGVCVGVCPSNIWHLNENKKAYPREDYEPDCFICHACAVSCPVGAIVVQEEVWEK; translated from the coding sequence GTGATCACCCTGGCTGTAGTGCAAGTGGACTTCCATGTGATACTCAATATAGATGAGGCCAAGTGTGTTGGATGCGGCGTCTGCGTGGGTGTCTGTCCCTCCAACATATGGCACCTCAACGAGAACAAGAAGGCCTATCCAAGGGAGGACTACGAACCAGACTGCTTCATATGTCATGCCTGCGCGGTCTCATGTCCGGTGGGAGCAATAGTCGTTCAGGAGGAGGTATGGGAGAAGTAG
- a CDS encoding class II glutamine amidotransferase — MCRMAAFMSLEPMKGYEVEDFLEAVARMASRGRSSKESGMGHPHGWGLAAFSRGRPVLYVRETFPMWKRGFYARFGADVVLAHARAASVGEVSFENTHPFSVVVGDKIWFFAHNGSVRGIEGGDALGKTDSEAMMLRLTRNGVDPSKLVEGVREIRDEFWEGLSSMTFLMVSADEIYALKGAKERPDYFNLYVKKGERIVILASEPLDNGNWKEMENWALLLFRRTEDRIEEYRWVV, encoded by the coding sequence ATGTGCAGAATGGCCGCCTTCATGTCTCTGGAGCCGATGAAGGGCTACGAGGTTGAGGATTTCCTAGAAGCCGTGGCTCGCATGGCCAGCCGGGGTAGGTCCTCCAAGGAGAGCGGGATGGGCCACCCTCACGGATGGGGGTTGGCCGCCTTCTCCAGGGGTAGGCCCGTCCTCTACGTGAGGGAGACCTTCCCTATGTGGAAGAGGGGCTTTTACGCTCGTTTCGGAGCGGATGTCGTTTTGGCGCACGCGAGGGCCGCGTCGGTAGGTGAGGTCAGCTTCGAGAACACCCACCCCTTCTCGGTGGTCGTCGGGGACAAGATATGGTTCTTCGCCCATAACGGATCGGTCAGGGGGATAGAGGGGGGAGACGCTCTAGGTAAGACGGACAGCGAGGCTATGATGTTGAGGCTGACCCGCAACGGTGTCGATCCCTCTAAGTTGGTGGAGGGCGTGAGGGAGATAAGAGACGAGTTCTGGGAGGGTCTGTCGTCCATGACCTTCCTGATGGTGAGCGCTGATGAGATCTACGCGCTAAAGGGTGCCAAGGAGAGGCCAGATTACTTCAACCTCTACGTGAAGAAGGGGGAGAGGATAGTCATTCTAGCATCGGAGCCTTTAGATAATGGGAACTGGAAGGAAATGGAGAATTGGGCCCTCCTCCTATTCAGGAGGACCGAAGATAGGATAGAAGAGTATAGATGGGTTGTATAA
- a CDS encoding nicotinate phosphoribosyltransferase: MGREDEFFVVSGREIKEGKVTDIYFLRTMKVLGAKGLADKHVVMEIAARSLPNGVPWGILAGVEEVAKLLEGRNLDVHALPDGSLLRPWIPIMRIEGPYSEIGPLETSILGFLCSLSGVATMAARVKFAAGEKPVVNFGIRRQHPAVSLAYERASLIGGLDGSSGILLEEIGFKPVGTMPHAMIILFGDQVAAWKSFDEVLPDEVPRIALVDTFYDEKTEAIMAAEALKDRLEGVRLDTPSSRRGRMSDIIKEVRWELDVRGFKHVKIFVSGGLNEYTVKEYSEAGADAFGVGSHIMGAKPVDFGMDIVEVEGKPRAKRGIKSGAKDLYICEEHLIYKYVPKGSEPPKCPVCGNEMSYAYRKILDGGRLVYRIEDLKTINEATKDLLRKLRDLGEGL; encoded by the coding sequence ATGGGAAGGGAGGATGAGTTCTTCGTAGTGTCAGGGAGGGAGATCAAGGAGGGAAAGGTCACCGACATCTACTTCCTCAGAACCATGAAGGTCCTCGGGGCCAAGGGACTGGCGGACAAACATGTCGTCATGGAGATAGCGGCCAGATCCCTGCCGAACGGCGTCCCTTGGGGAATACTGGCGGGAGTGGAGGAGGTGGCCAAGCTCCTAGAGGGCAGGAACTTAGATGTGCACGCTCTCCCCGACGGCAGCCTCTTGAGACCTTGGATACCCATCATGAGGATAGAGGGACCCTACTCGGAGATAGGACCCTTGGAGACCTCGATACTCGGGTTCCTATGCAGCCTTTCCGGAGTAGCTACGATGGCGGCTAGAGTGAAGTTCGCGGCCGGGGAGAAGCCAGTGGTCAACTTTGGGATAAGGAGACAGCATCCTGCCGTAAGTCTGGCGTATGAGAGGGCTAGCCTCATAGGCGGGCTTGACGGATCTTCCGGTATCCTGCTGGAGGAGATCGGTTTCAAACCTGTAGGTACAATGCCCCACGCTATGATCATACTCTTCGGGGATCAGGTTGCCGCTTGGAAATCATTTGATGAGGTCCTGCCGGATGAGGTCCCCAGAATAGCCTTGGTGGACACTTTCTACGATGAGAAGACCGAAGCGATAATGGCGGCGGAGGCACTGAAGGATAGGCTCGAGGGGGTCAGGCTAGACACCCCAAGCTCTAGGAGGGGAAGGATGTCCGACATAATCAAGGAGGTGAGATGGGAGCTGGATGTGAGGGGCTTCAAGCACGTGAAGATATTCGTCTCCGGGGGCCTGAACGAATATACTGTTAAAGAGTACTCTGAGGCGGGTGCCGATGCATTTGGAGTAGGTTCTCACATAATGGGAGCCAAACCAGTCGACTTCGGCATGGATATAGTGGAGGTTGAAGGGAAACCGAGGGCCAAGAGAGGGATAAAGTCAGGGGCCAAAGATCTCTACATCTGCGAGGAGCATCTCATCTACAAATATGTACCGAAGGGATCCGAACCTCCAAAGTGTCCCGTCTGCGGTAATGAGATGTCCTACGCCTACAGAAAGATACTGGATGGAGGGAGGCTGGTCTACAGGATAGAAGATCTCAAGACGATCAATGAGGCCACCAAGGACCTATTGAGAAAACTCAGGGATTTGGGAGAGGGCCTCTGA
- the mvk gene encoding mevalonate kinase: protein MRGTVTASAPSQAFLMGEHAVLYGSPALALSVDRRSFSTAKELDEGHLRIKSHLLGVYEERNGSVLVSSPELERVARGVKGVLERYNVRSGVELEIRSEVPIGSGMASSASVAAAISKSLDGLFELGMSEEELLESVYLFERIIHGKASKTGPACAVMGGIIWVEWTGDVMTASSLGFKDVPLVMACTGKPSPTKEMIDRVSTLGSMLPGVRDSVVRAISELVVRGKEAIMAEDYELLGTLMNVDQGLLYSLGVSSWEIERIVWKARESGSYGAKLSGAGGGGCIVILHPRPSSLIRELEPVAEMVFTARVAREGARIEPI from the coding sequence ATGAGAGGAACGGTAACAGCATCGGCCCCCTCCCAAGCTTTCCTAATGGGAGAACATGCAGTGTTATACGGATCACCCGCTCTAGCCTTGAGCGTTGATAGGAGATCCTTCTCTACCGCTAAGGAGTTAGATGAAGGGCATCTGAGGATAAAGTCTCACCTCCTAGGGGTTTACGAGGAGAGGAATGGTTCCGTTCTAGTGAGCAGTCCTGAACTGGAGAGGGTAGCAAGGGGTGTCAAGGGCGTCTTAGAGAGATACAATGTTAGGTCGGGCGTCGAGCTGGAGATAAGATCCGAGGTTCCCATCGGGAGTGGTATGGCTTCCTCCGCCTCGGTAGCGGCAGCCATCTCTAAATCACTTGACGGCCTATTTGAGCTGGGAATGAGTGAGGAGGAGCTCTTGGAGTCCGTGTATCTCTTTGAAAGGATCATACACGGCAAGGCCAGCAAGACGGGACCGGCATGCGCAGTCATGGGCGGGATCATATGGGTAGAGTGGACGGGCGACGTTATGACAGCTAGCAGTTTGGGATTCAAGGATGTACCCCTAGTTATGGCCTGCACCGGGAAGCCCAGCCCGACCAAGGAGATGATAGACAGGGTGAGCACCTTGGGATCCATGTTGCCCGGGGTGAGGGACTCCGTGGTCAGGGCTATATCTGAGCTGGTTGTCAGAGGAAAGGAGGCTATTATGGCCGAGGATTACGAGCTCCTAGGAACCCTCATGAATGTCGATCAAGGGCTGCTCTACTCCCTAGGGGTGAGTAGCTGGGAGATAGAGAGAATAGTCTGGAAGGCAAGAGAGAGTGGCTCCTATGGAGCCAAGTTATCAGGAGCAGGAGGAGGGGGGTGCATCGTTATCTTGCATCCTCGACCATCCTCCCTAATCAGAGAACTAGAACCTGTCGCCGAGATGGTGTTCACAGCGAGGGTCGCTAGGGAGGGGGCGAGGATAGAGCCTATTTAA
- a CDS encoding inositol-3-phosphate synthase translates to MPKVKVAIAGVGNVASALVQGVFKYRDVDDDMDVPGLMHVRFGPYHIADIEFVAAFDVDERKIGKDLSEAIFSKPNNLEKFAEVPRLGVEVLKGPVLDGVASHMRDFRYGEGFLVDDSRPSVNVADVLKETGADVLVNLIPVGSYEASRAYASAALEAGVGFINGIPEFIVSDPEWAAKFRDRGIPAAGDDFKSQLGATILHRTIARLAVERGLRVLNTYQLNIGGNMDFLNMIEESRLKTKRVSKTEAVTSMVPYEIGARVGPSDYVPFLGDRKVMYMFMEAEQFGGFKVYIDVKLSVMDSPNAAGVAIDAIRAVKLAKDRGIAGPLEGVSAYFFKHPPRQLPDYVARELVEAFIRGEEVKLEEIARK, encoded by the coding sequence ATGCCGAAGGTAAAAGTGGCAATTGCCGGTGTGGGTAATGTGGCCTCCGCCTTGGTTCAAGGTGTGTTCAAATACAGGGATGTCGACGATGATATGGATGTTCCCGGGCTGATGCACGTCAGATTTGGACCATACCACATAGCTGACATAGAGTTCGTGGCCGCTTTCGATGTGGATGAGAGGAAGATAGGGAAAGACCTCTCTGAGGCCATATTCTCCAAGCCCAACAACTTGGAGAAGTTCGCCGAAGTTCCAAGACTCGGAGTCGAGGTTCTGAAGGGACCGGTACTCGACGGCGTGGCTTCCCACATGAGGGACTTCAGATACGGGGAGGGCTTCCTCGTTGACGACTCTAGGCCGAGCGTAAACGTAGCTGATGTGCTCAAGGAAACTGGTGCTGATGTCTTGGTTAACCTCATACCCGTAGGCAGCTATGAAGCGAGCAGGGCCTACGCCTCAGCAGCTCTGGAAGCTGGAGTGGGATTCATAAACGGGATCCCTGAGTTCATCGTCAGCGACCCAGAGTGGGCAGCGAAGTTCAGGGATAGGGGAATACCAGCAGCTGGCGATGACTTCAAGAGCCAGTTAGGGGCCACGATACTGCACAGGACCATCGCGAGACTCGCTGTGGAGAGAGGCTTGAGAGTACTCAACACGTATCAGCTCAACATCGGAGGGAACATGGACTTCCTGAACATGATCGAGGAATCCAGATTGAAGACCAAGAGGGTCAGCAAGACCGAGGCTGTCACGAGCATGGTGCCGTACGAGATCGGTGCTAGGGTGGGGCCGAGCGACTATGTTCCCTTCTTAGGCGACAGGAAGGTGATGTACATGTTCATGGAGGCGGAACAGTTTGGCGGGTTCAAAGTGTACATAGATGTGAAACTGAGCGTAATGGACTCGCCTAACGCGGCGGGCGTGGCCATAGACGCGATAAGGGCGGTGAAGCTTGCCAAGGATAGGGGAATAGCGGGTCCTCTCGAAGGGGTCAGCGCGTACTTCTTCAAGCACCCGCCGAGGCAGCTCCCCGACTATGTGGCCAGGGAACTGGTGGAGGCCTTCATAAGGGGTGAGGAGGTTAAGCTGGAGGAGATTGCTAGAAAGTAG
- a CDS encoding ABC transporter ATP-binding protein — MLLKVENLSKFFPMKKGIFGKTYYVRAVENVTFEIDRGESISLVGESGSGKTTLGKTILRLYDPTSGRIEFDGKDITHLTEKELRWYRKETGLVQQNPFGSMVPHFTIFKILEEPLIVNKVGAREKRREIVYNILREVQLSPEEFAFKYPHMLSGGQLQRVAIARAIIMNPKLVIADEPVSMLDASVRVEILNLFEEIQEKHGMSIIYITHDLSTTRYFSDKIFIMYAGHLVERAPTKELLRNPAHPYTKALLEAIPDPDPDNRFKFREVPPGEPPSLVNPPKGCRFKPRCPIATDKCDEEPPEVEISPGHFVKCWYAQ; from the coding sequence ATGCTGCTTAAGGTAGAGAATCTGAGTAAGTTCTTCCCCATGAAGAAGGGGATCTTCGGGAAGACTTACTACGTCAGGGCAGTTGAGAACGTGACCTTCGAGATAGATAGGGGAGAGTCCATATCACTTGTGGGTGAATCGGGGAGCGGTAAGACCACCCTAGGTAAGACCATATTGAGACTCTACGATCCGACCAGTGGGAGGATAGAGTTCGATGGAAAGGACATTACTCATCTCACCGAGAAGGAGCTTAGGTGGTACAGGAAGGAGACCGGTCTCGTTCAGCAGAATCCCTTCGGATCGATGGTGCCTCATTTCACAATATTCAAGATACTGGAGGAGCCCCTCATAGTGAACAAGGTAGGCGCGAGAGAGAAGAGGAGGGAGATTGTCTACAATATCCTGAGGGAAGTGCAGCTATCTCCAGAGGAATTTGCCTTCAAGTACCCCCACATGCTGAGCGGTGGTCAGTTGCAGAGGGTGGCCATCGCTAGGGCCATAATCATGAATCCCAAGCTCGTTATAGCTGATGAGCCTGTCTCCATGCTTGACGCTTCGGTTAGGGTGGAGATATTGAACTTGTTCGAGGAGATACAGGAGAAGCACGGTATGAGCATTATCTACATTACGCACGACCTTTCTACGACTAGGTACTTCTCCGACAAGATATTCATAATGTACGCAGGTCACTTGGTTGAGAGGGCACCCACTAAGGAGCTCCTGAGGAACCCAGCTCATCCCTACACGAAGGCGCTCCTTGAGGCCATTCCCGATCCAGACCCCGACAACAGATTCAAGTTCAGGGAAGTCCCGCCTGGAGAGCCACCCAGCCTAGTGAACCCACCGAAGGGGTGCAGGTTTAAGCCCAGATGCCCGATAGCAACCGACAAATGCGATGAAGAGCCGCCAGAGGTGGAGATCTCTCCAGGTCATTTCGTTAAGTGCTGGTATGCACAATGA
- a CDS encoding ABC transporter ATP-binding protein → MALLKVDDLVMYYRTRKGTVKAVDHVSFEIEKGETLAIVGESGCGKSSLSRAIIRLLPRNVEVYEGKVFLNGTNIMELGEEQFRKEVRWRKISMVFQGALNALNPVLKVGEQVAEPLVIHMGMDKKEALNEARKMIKQVGIAEAFVDRYPFELSGGMRQRIVIAMALITDPDLVILDEPTSALDVITQANVMNLLKRLKKERDLTYIFITHDIALASELADKMATMYAGQIIELADSESYFGKPLHPYTQKLLGSVPTLREDKEIISIPGTPPNLLNPPVGCRFRPRCDKAMEICEEEPPMFNLDGHRVKCWLYRGEE, encoded by the coding sequence ATGGCGTTACTTAAGGTAGATGATCTGGTCATGTATTACAGAACCCGTAAGGGAACCGTGAAGGCTGTAGACCACGTCAGCTTCGAGATAGAGAAAGGGGAGACCCTAGCCATAGTTGGAGAGTCTGGCTGTGGGAAGAGCTCCCTATCTAGGGCCATAATAAGGCTTCTTCCCCGGAATGTGGAAGTCTACGAGGGAAAAGTCTTCCTCAACGGTACTAACATCATGGAGCTGGGCGAGGAACAGTTCAGGAAGGAGGTAAGGTGGAGGAAGATCTCAATGGTATTCCAAGGCGCCCTCAACGCTCTCAACCCAGTTCTGAAGGTCGGAGAACAAGTGGCGGAGCCGCTGGTCATACATATGGGCATGGATAAGAAGGAGGCTTTGAACGAGGCCAGAAAGATGATCAAGCAGGTGGGAATTGCTGAAGCCTTCGTGGACAGGTATCCTTTCGAGCTCAGTGGAGGAATGAGGCAGAGGATCGTAATCGCCATGGCGCTCATTACCGACCCAGATCTAGTGATACTGGACGAGCCCACATCAGCGTTGGACGTTATAACCCAGGCAAACGTGATGAACCTCCTCAAGAGGTTGAAGAAGGAGAGGGATCTTACCTACATATTCATAACGCACGACATAGCCCTCGCGAGCGAGTTGGCCGACAAGATGGCGACCATGTACGCCGGGCAGATAATAGAGTTGGCTGATTCCGAGTCCTACTTTGGCAAACCCCTACATCCCTACACGCAGAAGCTGCTGGGAAGCGTTCCGACCCTCAGGGAGGATAAGGAAATAATCTCTATCCCCGGAACGCCGCCCAACCTGCTGAACCCACCGGTCGGCTGCAGGTTCAGACCGAGATGCGATAAAGCCATGGAGATATGCGAGGAGGAGCCTCCGATGTTTAACCTAGATGGGCATAGGGTTAAATGCTGGCTATATAGGGGTGAGGAGTGA